From Mauremys reevesii isolate NIE-2019 linkage group 10, ASM1616193v1, whole genome shotgun sequence, the proteins below share one genomic window:
- the FEM1B gene encoding protein fem-1 homolog B isoform X2, whose product MWMALRTWQDWRAPCCAERQGNMLKNWQICIEVGLSCSYVIDGATALWCAAGAGHFEVVKLLVSHGANVNHTTVTNSTPLRAACFDGRLDIVKYLVENNANISIANKYDNTCLMIAAYKGHTDVVRYLLEQHADPNAKAHCGATALHFAAEAGHLEIVRELVKWKSAMMVNGHGMTPLKVAAESCKADVVELLLAHADCDRKSRIEALELLGASFANDRENYDIMKTYHYLYLAMLERYRDSENIVEKEVLPQIEAYGNRTECRTPQELESIRQDRDALHMEGLIVRERILGSDNIDVSHPIIYRGAVYADNMEFEQCIKLWLHALHLRQKGNRNTHKDLLRFAQVFSQMIHLNEPVKAKDIESVLRCSVLEIEQGMSRIKSNQDTDIHTAMDNYECNIFTFLYLVCISTKTQCGEEEQARLNKQIYNLINLDPRTRDGSSLLHHAVNSSTPVDDFHTNDVCSFPNALVTKLLLDCGAEVNAVDSEGNSALHIIVQYNRPISDFLTLHSIIISLVEAGAHTDMTNKQKKTPLDKSTTGVSEILLKTQMKLSLKCLAARAVRIYNISYRKQIPRTLEEFVEFH is encoded by the coding sequence TTATGTCATTGATGGAGCCACAGCTCTCTGGTGTGCAGCAGGAGCCGGACACTTTGAAGTCGTCAAACTGCTAGTTAGTCATGGAGCCAATGTGAACCACACTACTGTGACCAATTCAACTCCGCTGCGGGCCGCCTGCTTTGATGGCAGACTGGACATCGTGAAATATCTGGTAGAAAATAATGCTAACATCAGTATTGCCAACAAGTATGACAACACTTGCCTTATGATTGCAGCTTACAAGGGGCACACGGATGTGGTGAGATATCTCCTAGAACAGCATGCTGATCCCAATGCCAAGGCCCACTGTGGTGCTACAGCATTGCACTTCGCAGCTGAAGCTGGCCATTTAGAGATTGTTAGAGAGCTGGTCAAATGGAAATCTGCAATGATGGTGAATGGCCATGGAATGACTCCATTAAAAGTAGCTGCTGAGAGCTGTAAGGCAGATGTAGTTGAACTTCTTCTTGCTCATGCGGACTGCGACAGAAAAAGTAGAATTGAAGCTTTGGAACTTCTGGGTGCATCGTTTGCAAATGACAGAGAAAATTACGATATAATGAAGACTTATCACTATTTATATTTAGCAATGCTGGAGAGGTATAGAGACAGTGAGAACATCGTTGAGAAAGAGGTTCTTCCACAAATCGAAGCTTATGGAAACAGAACTGAATGCAGAACTCCTCAGGAATTAGAATCTATTAGGCAGGACAGAGATGCCCTTCACATGGAAGGCCTCATAGTGCGTGAACGAATTTTGGGCTCGGACAATATAGATGTTTCGCATCCTATTATTTATCGTGGGGCTGTTTATGCAGATAACATGGAGTTTGAACAGTGTATCAAACTGTGGCTTCATGCTTTGCATTTGAGGCAGAAAGGTAATAGGAATACCCATAAGGATCTCTTGAGGTTTGCTCAAGTCTTCTCTCAGATGATACACTTGAATGAGCCTGTTAAAGCCAAGGACATAGAAAGTGTTTTGAGGTGTAGTGTCTTGGAAATAGAACAAGGAATGTCCAGGATTAAAAGCAACCAAGACACTGACATCCACACAGCCATGGACAACTACGAATGCAATATTTTTACCTTCTTGTATTTGGTGTGCATCTCAACCAAGACTCAGTGCGGTGAAGAAGAGCAGGCTCGACTCAACAAGCAGATTTATAACTTGATTAATCTTGATCCCAGAACTCGGGATGGGTCTAGTTTGCTGCATCATGCTGTCAACTCCAGTACACCAGTAGATGACTTCCACACAAATGATGTCTGCAGCTTTCCAAATGCACTTGTCACCAAGCTCCTATTAGACTGTGGTGCTGAAGTGAATGCTGTGGACAGCGAAGGAAACAGCGCACTTCACATCATTGTTCAGTACAACAGACCCATCAGTGATTTTTTGACTTTGCATTCGATTATCATTAGTCTGGTGGAGGCTGGTGCTCATACAGACATGACAAATAAGCAGAAGAAAACTCCTCTTGATAAAAGTACAACTGGGGTGTCTGAAATACTCCTTAAAACTCAAATGAAGCTGAGCCTCAAGTGCCTGGCTGCCCGCGCAGTGCGGATCTATAACATAAGCTACCGAAAGCAGATCCCCAGAACTCTGGAAGAATTTGTAGAATTTCATTAG
- the FEM1B gene encoding protein fem-1 homolog B isoform X1: protein MEGLAGYVYKAASEGRVLTLAALLLNRSENDIRYLLSYVSQQGGQRSTPLIIAARNGHTKVVRLLLEHYRVQTHQTGTVRFDGYVIDGATALWCAAGAGHFEVVKLLVSHGANVNHTTVTNSTPLRAACFDGRLDIVKYLVENNANISIANKYDNTCLMIAAYKGHTDVVRYLLEQHADPNAKAHCGATALHFAAEAGHLEIVRELVKWKSAMMVNGHGMTPLKVAAESCKADVVELLLAHADCDRKSRIEALELLGASFANDRENYDIMKTYHYLYLAMLERYRDSENIVEKEVLPQIEAYGNRTECRTPQELESIRQDRDALHMEGLIVRERILGSDNIDVSHPIIYRGAVYADNMEFEQCIKLWLHALHLRQKGNRNTHKDLLRFAQVFSQMIHLNEPVKAKDIESVLRCSVLEIEQGMSRIKSNQDTDIHTAMDNYECNIFTFLYLVCISTKTQCGEEEQARLNKQIYNLINLDPRTRDGSSLLHHAVNSSTPVDDFHTNDVCSFPNALVTKLLLDCGAEVNAVDSEGNSALHIIVQYNRPISDFLTLHSIIISLVEAGAHTDMTNKQKKTPLDKSTTGVSEILLKTQMKLSLKCLAARAVRIYNISYRKQIPRTLEEFVEFH from the exons aTGGAAGGTCTGGCCGGCTACGTGTACAAGGCGGCCAGTGAAGGGAGAGTGCTGACCCTGGCTGCCCTGCTGCTCAACCGCTCCGAGAATGACATCAGGTACTTGCTGAGCTATGTCAGCCAGCAGGGTGGTCAGCGCTCCACGCCCCTGATCATCGCCGCCCGTAACGGTCACACCAAGGTGGTGCGCTTGCTGCTAGAACATTACCGGGTGCAGACCCATCAGACTGGCACGGTCCGCTTCGATGG TTATGTCATTGATGGAGCCACAGCTCTCTGGTGTGCAGCAGGAGCCGGACACTTTGAAGTCGTCAAACTGCTAGTTAGTCATGGAGCCAATGTGAACCACACTACTGTGACCAATTCAACTCCGCTGCGGGCCGCCTGCTTTGATGGCAGACTGGACATCGTGAAATATCTGGTAGAAAATAATGCTAACATCAGTATTGCCAACAAGTATGACAACACTTGCCTTATGATTGCAGCTTACAAGGGGCACACGGATGTGGTGAGATATCTCCTAGAACAGCATGCTGATCCCAATGCCAAGGCCCACTGTGGTGCTACAGCATTGCACTTCGCAGCTGAAGCTGGCCATTTAGAGATTGTTAGAGAGCTGGTCAAATGGAAATCTGCAATGATGGTGAATGGCCATGGAATGACTCCATTAAAAGTAGCTGCTGAGAGCTGTAAGGCAGATGTAGTTGAACTTCTTCTTGCTCATGCGGACTGCGACAGAAAAAGTAGAATTGAAGCTTTGGAACTTCTGGGTGCATCGTTTGCAAATGACAGAGAAAATTACGATATAATGAAGACTTATCACTATTTATATTTAGCAATGCTGGAGAGGTATAGAGACAGTGAGAACATCGTTGAGAAAGAGGTTCTTCCACAAATCGAAGCTTATGGAAACAGAACTGAATGCAGAACTCCTCAGGAATTAGAATCTATTAGGCAGGACAGAGATGCCCTTCACATGGAAGGCCTCATAGTGCGTGAACGAATTTTGGGCTCGGACAATATAGATGTTTCGCATCCTATTATTTATCGTGGGGCTGTTTATGCAGATAACATGGAGTTTGAACAGTGTATCAAACTGTGGCTTCATGCTTTGCATTTGAGGCAGAAAGGTAATAGGAATACCCATAAGGATCTCTTGAGGTTTGCTCAAGTCTTCTCTCAGATGATACACTTGAATGAGCCTGTTAAAGCCAAGGACATAGAAAGTGTTTTGAGGTGTAGTGTCTTGGAAATAGAACAAGGAATGTCCAGGATTAAAAGCAACCAAGACACTGACATCCACACAGCCATGGACAACTACGAATGCAATATTTTTACCTTCTTGTATTTGGTGTGCATCTCAACCAAGACTCAGTGCGGTGAAGAAGAGCAGGCTCGACTCAACAAGCAGATTTATAACTTGATTAATCTTGATCCCAGAACTCGGGATGGGTCTAGTTTGCTGCATCATGCTGTCAACTCCAGTACACCAGTAGATGACTTCCACACAAATGATGTCTGCAGCTTTCCAAATGCACTTGTCACCAAGCTCCTATTAGACTGTGGTGCTGAAGTGAATGCTGTGGACAGCGAAGGAAACAGCGCACTTCACATCATTGTTCAGTACAACAGACCCATCAGTGATTTTTTGACTTTGCATTCGATTATCATTAGTCTGGTGGAGGCTGGTGCTCATACAGACATGACAAATAAGCAGAAGAAAACTCCTCTTGATAAAAGTACAACTGGGGTGTCTGAAATACTCCTTAAAACTCAAATGAAGCTGAGCCTCAAGTGCCTGGCTGCCCGCGCAGTGCGGATCTATAACATAAGCTACCGAAAGCAGATCCCCAGAACTCTGGAAGAATTTGTAGAATTTCATTAG